The DNA segment GTCCGGGTCGGCACCGGGCTCGTGGGCGAGGAGCGGCTGGCCGCGCTGGAGGCCGAGTGCGCGCGGCTGGTCGCGCTCGGCGCGGTGCGGGTGCGGCTGCTGCGTGCCGACGGCTTCAACGAGTCGTGCCTCACGATGCAGGACGTCGAGGGCAACGAATTCTGTCTCGACTGATCTCCCCCGCGGCCCCCGCCCCCGTCCGGGCGATCCGCGCCACACCCAGCCGGCCGTAGCCGGACGGCCGACCGCCGAGGGCATCGTCGGGCCAGTGCACCCGCAGGGCGATGCGGCTGAGGCCGACGGCGCCGCCGATCCCGTAGGCGGCCGTGCGCGAGTCGGTGGCCAGGCCGGTGGCCGGCAGGGCGGTCGCCGTGTGGCGGGAGGGGTGGCTCGCTCCGTGGAAGGAGGCGAACCGACCCGCCTGCGGGGGGCGTTGGCGGGCAACGGCCCGGCGCATGGCGGTGCGGGGCGCGTCACCCACGGCCAGGATCATGAGGGGCGACCAGCGGTCGAGGGCGGACCGGCGCGTTCGGCCGGACCGGCGCAGGCAGCGCGCGGCGGTCGCCGTGCAGGCCACCGGGCGTGAACCCAGTCTCGGCGCCGGACGGCCAGCCGTCGTCCGGCGAGACACCGTAGGCGGCTCCCCGGACGGCGGACGCGTCATGGGGCGCTCCTTCGCCGGCGTGGTCGTCCCTCCACCCGGTCCCCGGGGCCGCCGGGTCACCGTGGCGGGCAGCACCGTGGGGTAAGCGCGGGGCACGGTGGACGTGCTGTGGCTGGTGTGGGCGGCCGGGCTGGACCCGGACGGGATACGGCCGGGCTGGACCCGGACGGGGTACGGCCGGCCCGGACCGGGTCGAAGGGCGCGGTGCGGGGCCCGAGATGTGGTCCGCCCCGGGGTGACGGCTCTGACGGCCCGTCACGGCCGTCGCGGCTCAGGGGACGCGCAGGGCGAGTACGGCGACGTCGTCGTTCTGCACGTCGCTCATCCGGGTGAGCAGCTCGTCCCGGAAGACGGTCAGTGGCTCGCGGGCGAGGGCCGCCGCGTGCTGGCGCAGCCGGGTCAGGCCGCGGCCGATGTCCTCGCCGGGCCGTTCGACGAGGCCGTCGGTGTACAGGAGGAGGGTGGCGCCGGGCGGCAGGGTGATGGTCGCCGTGTCCCGGGTGAGCGCCGGGTCGACCCCGAGGATGGGGGCGTGGCCCTCCTCCAGCAGCAGCGTGCGGCCGTCGGGCTGGGCCAGCAGGGGCGGGAGGTGGCCGGCGTTGGTCCAGGTGAGCCGCCAGGGGCCGGTGTCGGGTGTCTCGATGCGCGCGATGACGGCGGTCACCAGCTCGATGCTGGTCAGACCCTGCATCACCTTGTCCAGGCGGCACATGATGCCCGCCGGGTCGTCGCCGCCGCTGTCGAAGGCGAGTGCGCGCAGCATGTTGCGCAGTTGCCCCATGCGGACGGCGGCGGCCAGGTCGTGGCCGACGACGTCCCCGATGGCGAGGACGGCCGAGCCGTCGGGCAGCGGGAAGGCGTCGTACCAGTCACCCCCGACCTCGGCCCGTTCGCGGGCGGCCAGGTAGCGGGTGGCGAGCTGGAGGTGGTCCAGGCCGGTCAGGTCGGGCAGGAGGGAGAGCTGGAGCTGCTCGGCGGTGTGCTCCTGGAGGGCGTACAGCCGGGCGTTGTCCAGGGCGAGGGCCGCACGGTGGCCCAGGTCGGCGGCGAGCGCCTGCTCCTGTTCGTCGAACGGCGGGGCCCCGGTGCGGCGGACGAAGGTGAGGGCGCCCAGCTCCTGCCGCCGCACGCGCATGGGCACGATCAGCGCGCTGTGGGCGCCGAGGGTGCGGTACAGGGCCCATTGGGCGGCGCGCAGCGGGTCGGCCGGGTCGGGTGTGCCGAAGTCGGT comes from the Streptomyces sp. SUK 48 genome and includes:
- a CDS encoding GAF domain-containing SpoIIE family protein phosphatase translates to MKREPTAPVAAPPEALPPEVAAARLRLLADVSRALASGLDAQESLRRLARLVVPQLADACVVDVVEGEGLRRLTVTDRDTERALRVLSGALIPGPDDSACALAKVLRGAGPVLVTDFGTPDPADPLRAAQWALYRTLGAHSALIVPMRVRRQELGALTFVRRTGAPPFDEQEQALAADLGHRAALALDNARLYALQEHTAEQLQLSLLPDLTGLDHLQLATRYLAARERAEVGGDWYDAFPLPDGSAVLAIGDVVGHDLAAAVRMGQLRNMLRALAFDSGGDDPAGIMCRLDKVMQGLTSIELVTAVIARIETPDTGPWRLTWTNAGHLPPLLAQPDGRTLLLEEGHAPILGVDPALTRDTATITLPPGATLLLYTDGLVERPGEDIGRGLTRLRQHAAALAREPLTVFRDELLTRMSDVQNDDVAVLALRVP